TACTCGAAGCTATTAGTCGCTGCAATTCATCCGGAGGTCCTACTGGAAGATTTTGGGCACTTGGCCACCTTGATGGTACATTCGGGTTTGTACGTGATGATCAATATGCTGTTGCTTTAGCATTGATAGAGGATGGGGAAGTTGTTCTTGGTGTTCTTGGTTGCCCAAATTATCCAATGAAGAAGGAATGGCTAACGTATCATCACCGCTATCACCGGATCCTATCTAAACTCATCCCACCAACATCCAAATCGTGGGATAAAGGTTGTGTAATTCATGCAAGCAAAGGCAGTGGTGAGGCTTGGATACAACCTATACACCAGGAGAATAAGCTAGTACCATGGGCGAACTCTGCAATACGGGTTCAAGTATCCTCGATCGATAATCCGGCATTGGCTACATTTTGTGAACCAATTGACAAGTTAAATTCAACCCATTCCTTCACAGCAGGATTAGCTCACAGTGTTGGCCTTAGGTGCATACATATTTTTTCATGTTTGATCTCATTAGCATATACAAACTTCATATGCATAATAAAAACTACCATCATCCATATTGCCAATGCAGGAAGCAACCGCTGCGTGTGTACAGCATGGTGAAATATGCGGCCATAGCTCGAGGGGATGccgaaatatttatgaagttcgCAAGGACAGGGAGCAAGGAGAAGATATGGGATCATGCAGCTGGTGTTATTATCATACAGGAAGCTGGTGGTGTTGTAACAGATGCAGGGGGATCTCCGCTAGACTTTTCGAAAGGTATGTTCTTAGAAGGTGTGGATCGAGGTATAATCGCTT
This genomic stretch from Gossypium raimondii isolate GPD5lz chromosome 6, ASM2569854v1, whole genome shotgun sequence harbors:
- the LOC105774482 gene encoding PAP-specific phosphatase HAL2-like; this translates as MPLNCSTLGFRVPHLLPQTNYIASTTYVGSCFPAHRTKTHPHNFHIVSQLKSNQNFSSSSSSSVMEEQRELVVSPAQAQEAYAKELDVAIRAVQMASSLSLNLQHTSLHSEHDNSLLTLPDWSVHAAVSWILSESFGCQNVSILGNKDVQSLSKADAAGLLDAVVKTVNGCLAEAPHFGLKGPETPLGSVDVLEAISRCNSSGGPTGRFWALGHLDGTFGFVRDDQYAVALALIEDGEVVLGVLGCPNYPMKKEWLTYHHRYHRILSKLIPPTSKSWDKGCVIHASKGSGEAWIQPIHQENKLVPWANSAIRVQVSSIDNPALATFCEPIDKLNSTHSFTAGLAHSVGLRKQPLRVYSMVKYAAIARGDAEIFMKFARTGSKEKIWDHAAGVIIIQEAGGVVTDAGGSPLDFSKGMFLEGVDRGIIACAGAKLHEEIITGIDASWNSSNL